GTGGCTTTAATGACTTGTTTTAtataattaaatagaaaaaatgaacttgtagatCATTCATAACCACGATAGTAGGTATGACTTAATTACaaatatagttgattcactacgagagtaggtttcacatacatgaggaaattacgtcataactagccaagataatagcattcaattaattggtaaCTTCACTTGCAAGAATAGTAAGGAATTTCATACCTCTAGGagttttttattgtatttttgttaattttacaggatagatttaatttcttgtacttgtcatagtttaaataataaggagttcgaaaaacatcggtaattgacaatctttcCTATGGGATCGATACTTAATACCCCTATGCTCAATAAACGACTCATATACTTGTGAAAAATTGCGTGTAGGATATTTAgaattttataaatgtaaattTTCATTATGGATGAGTTAATTGATATATGTATATCTCGTGCTCGTCAGTCAACTTGAGTCATTATGTCGAACCGAAACATCTATTGATAAAGAATCCAAGATGTGCCCAATCAacctataatttgacaaatcaaGAACTTTAGATATATTGATGTAAAGTTCGGAGAAATCTCACTAGAGAATAGATTATTTGAGAGATTTAGAAAGTTCAAACTTAAAAGGAAACCAAGACTTGTTGGAATATTCCCAAAAAATTAATTCTATGCCAGATTTACGTCATTAAGAAAAGCACATGAAACCAATGAATCTAGAATGCCACCTAAAAATGagtaaaattccaaattaaaacAACTCAATTTCTTCAAGTTGCCTATCCTTGTTGGAATTTCTCTATTCAGGGTTTTGGGTTATGGGTTTTCAATTGATTTTGGTCAAGTTCAACAATTAGGGATTTGGTAAATTAGTTTATGAGTCAAATGAGGGTAAAACAATTTTACTCTAATACATATCCTATAATAATGAAAATGCCTCTCACATGTGCGCCTGGCACACATGCGGTGATATTTTTATTTGACATAACAACTCAAGTTAATGGAAGGGATAGAATTATACACACTTTAATTAGTTGGTGgagtaaaatttttcagttAACAGTTGGAGAACCAAAAGTTAAACTTTATAATAGTTTCAGGGTCGTTGCTATGCATGTCGTGCTATTTTTGTtaaaactaatgactcaaaTTGATAGAAGGGCTTGAATTATATGTTTTAATTACGTGGACAGCTAAAACTTATCAGTTAATAATTGGAGGGTCAAAAATTAAACTTCGTAATAGTTTGAGGGCCATTAAGGCATTTTGCCCAAAAAAAGAGGTGTTGCCTATCCATAAATAGGAATTAATTTGGAAATATATTAAATAACGCTTTTCTTTTAACACCAAAGTTTGCTACGAACTTTATGTATAGTGGAGTAGAGATTTTGGTTTAACTTAAATCATactgataaaaaaaaactattgcACTTTTGGAAGTCAAATTTTAAgaagtatttttcttttaacaacAAAGTAATCCCGTGCCTTGCACGGGGCGCTAATTGAAGTGAAAAGCGGAGAAAGCTTTCATACAATATTAAATATAGCAATAAAAGATTAAAGACCATTATTGGTGCTTGAATTTCGTCCACTAGGATTTTTGTTGATCAAGTTGGTTGAGAAAATGTACATGTGGAGTGCATAAAACTTTTGATTGAACAAGTCTTGAATGACTTAATTAAAGCTACAAGTATGTAATGGAACTAATCCATGATTGTCTACTTTGATTGATATAGTTAATCCTTGTGGCAAAAAAATGTTGCTTGTGATATAGGAAGCACAGAACCTAATTAAGGATGTGCATGTAcattttcctcaaaaaaaaaaaaaatagggaaGTGCATGTACATGTACACGTGGAAGAGTGCATGACATTATTTTATTTACACTGAGCTCGAGCAACTTATGTATATGCTTCACTATACATAGAAGGCTGGCAACACTACCAGAACTATTAAATTTCATAGTCAAAGCTACTTTTAGTTAAATTGCCAAGTTACCCTCACCGAAGGTATAACAACGAACAACGAATTTAATTTCTGGACCTGACAGAGATAACTCTTTTATTTCTCTAATACAATGCATGCTGCTTAAAAGTCAATGGTTTTAAATCCAAACCCTTTCCCGTAATCTACACAACCCAGTTTCCAAACTCAAAAACAACGTCCAAACTGAAGATCCAAATGTTGCTCCAATTTAACTAATCAATTCGCCATTGTAATCTCTTTCATTTATTCAGTATTTTCAGTGCGAATCACATGAATGAGTTTCAGATTAAGAATACGAgcttacatttaaaaaaaaaaaaaaacattggtCAAGCCATTAAAATTAAGCTGAAAATCATAGCCACGCTACCATAGTTTTCAACTTCATCAAAACATTCAAACTCAAACTACTAGAACGATAGTAACACTAGTATTAGGGTGGAAAAACATGACGGATTCTAGAGGGATGGTGATGCCGTTGTGGAGCATGGAGAATGGTTGACAGCATAGACAGAAAGGAAGAGGAATTTGTTTGTTGATGTCGATGAATGTTAATTGTTAACGGTTAATTCTATCTTTCAGTACAGAATCGCTATAAGCGCAAAAAATTGCTTTGTTATTCTTTTAACTGGTTTCGTATTTTTACATCAAAAGTCAACGGTTGTTTACTCTCTCACATTTtggcgaaattttttttttttgcaaaatgaagcAGAATATTACAAAATGGTAACTTAATATAGATTTGAGAGGTAAAATTGGAACatcactttaattttttttcaaatctagCTATACTTGATACGCATATGACATTAAATcaatataaaaaggaaaagaactaAAAATCATAACCTAAAAAAAACCCATccatataaaattaaatttttcctagaaaatatcattaaatcagcacaaaaagaaaaattgaaaattataacataaaaaacaaactccaaaattacaaaattttgtaactcaaaaatttttaattttttctgagAGAAGGGTTTTTACgttatagttttaattttttttaagagaGAATTGATTGTATttgatattatatttttttcttagaaACTCTTAACTTATGTTAGCAACAACCTGTTATTGTAGGCAACTGTTCTATAACTactcatttatatatatatatatatatatatatatatatatatatatatatattaaattttcaTCAAATGCCTTGCACGCTCATAATTTGTGAGAATTATTGAGTTCAAACAAACACAGTGTGTGATTTAATTTACTAGTAAATCACTATGCTAATATGATTCAAACCTTTTCCACGACTAGGCTATTCATTTATGGCGAGATAGGGTTTCAGTTAGTCATGTTCCATTCTTAAACATGCTTGTTGAACTTCACTCGATTCTTTCTTTCTCtagctatttattttttatgtaaaGATTTGTAATACTTTGAATTTTAGATTGagctttaatttttttcttagtGTTTAAATTATAGTTGAGTATTTGGATTGATTCTTTTTCCTCATAAGTTTAgttattactttttttctttaaaaatgtTGGAGAAAAATCAACAGCCATGAAGAACCATTGGAAAAACAGAGATCTGGTGCGTGGGCTCAAGAAGGGGAAACTTATTCAAGATTGGACGGTTGGAACCCACCAAGTTGAACTTTGTTGTCAGACAAGTATGACACAATTGTTGCTATTATTTTAATTGTCAACACATGCAAAAAAACGCTAGAAAACAGGGCCCAAAGatgtttttaatttttccaaaaaaaaagtttaataaaaattaaatgccTGCGAAGAACTGCTACAATAGACTGGGAGCATTGGGCACTGTAGGGTGAGATTTTTTTCCAACCAAATAAAATGTATAAGCTTTTAGTCAACTTAAGTCGTTATGTTGAACCGAAACATCTATTGATAAAGAATCCAGGATGTACCCAATTAATTGATAGTTTGACAAATCAAAAACATTTAGATATATTGATGTAAAGTTCGAAGGAATCTTACTAAAAAATAGATTATTTGAGAGATTTAGAAAGTTCAAACTTAAAAAGGAACCAAGACTTGTTCGAGTATtcccaaaaaattaattatatgCCAGATTTACTTCACTAAGAGAAAGCACATGAAGCCAATGAATCTAGAACACCACCTAAAAATGAGTAAAATTCCAAATGAAAACAACTCAATTTCTTCAAGTTGCCTATCCTTGCTGGAATTTCTCTATTCAAGATTTTGGGTTATGGGTTTTCAATTGATTTTGGTCAAGTTCAGCAATTAGAGATTTGTAAATTAGTTTATGAGTCAAATGAGGGTAAAACAATTTTACCCTAACACACATCCTATAAAGACGAAAACGCCTCTTAGACGTGCGCCAGGCACACATGTGATGATACTTTTATTTGACATAATGATTCAAATTAATGGAAGGATTAGAATTATACATATTTTAATTAGTTGGTGGAGTAAAATTTATCATTTAACAGTTGGAGGGCCAAAATTTGAACTTTATAATAGTTTCAGGATTGCTGCCATGAACATCGTgctatttttgttaaaaataatGACTCAAATTTATAGAAGGGCTTGAATTATATGTTTTAATTACGTGGATGGCTAAAACTTATCAGTTAATAATTGGAGGGTCAAAAGTTAAATTTCGTAATAGTTTGAGGGCCATTGAGGCATTTTGCCCAAAAAAAGGAGATGTGGTGCCTGTCCATAAATAGGAATTAATTTGGAAATATATTAAATAACGCTTTTCTTTTAACACCAAAGCTTGCTACGGACTTTATGTATAGTAGAGTAGAGATTTTGGTTTAACTTAATCAtactgataaaaaaaaaaaaaaaaactattgtaCTTTTGGAAGTCAAATTTTTAAgaagtatttttcttttaacaacGAAATAATCCCGTGCCTTGCACGGGGCATAACGCTAATTCAAGTGAAAAGCGGAGAAAGCTTTCATTCGTGCAGTATTTTCAGTGCGAATCACATGAATGAGTTTCAGATTAAGAATACTATCTTacattttatataaaaaaaaaaaaaaaccattggTGAAGCCATTAAAATTAAGCTGAAAATCATAGCCACGCTACCATAGTTTTCAACTTCATCAAAACATTCAAACTCAAACCACTAGAGACAATAATTATGACGATAGTAACACTAGCATTGGGGTGGACAAAACATGACGGATTCTAGAAGGATGGTGATGCCGTTGTGGAGCATGAAGAATGGTCGACAGCATAGACAGAAAGTGACGAGAAATTTGTTTGCTGCTGGCGATGAATGTTAATTGTTAAGGGTTAATTCTATCTTTCAGTATAGAGTCGCTCTAACAGCAAAAATTGCTTTGTTATTCTTTTTACTGGTTTCTTACTTTTACATCAAAAGTCAATGGTTGTTTACTCCAcattttggcaaaattttttttttccttctcacttttaaaatgaagcaaattagtCTTTCACATTCTAAAAATGAAACTGATTATTGCTAAAATGGTAACTTAATATAGATTTGAGAGGTAAAATGGGAACatcactttaatttttttttcaaatctagTTATACTTGATATGCATATGACATTAAATCaacataaaaaggaaaagaatttaaaatcataacctaaaaaataaacccattcatataaaattaaaatttttttgagaaaatatcattaaatcaacataaaaaaaagaaaaattttaaaattataacataaaaaagaaccCACAAGCTACAAAATTttgtaactcaaaaatttttaattttttctgagAAAAGGGTTTTTACtttagaattttaattttttttaagagaGAATTGATTGTATTTGAtattatagtttttttttttagaaaatgttCAATTATGTTAGCAACAACCCGTCATTGTAGGCAACTGTTCTATAACTACTcatgtataaatatttttattttcaacaaATGCCTTGCACCCACATAATTTGTGAGAATTATTGAGTTCACACAAAAACAGTGTGTGACTTAATTTACTAGTAAATCACTATGCTAATATGATTCAAATCTACCACCTAACCTTTTCCACGACTAGGCTATTCATTTATGGGCAGATAGGTTTCAGTGAGTCATGTTTCATTTTCAGGCCAAAGAAACGTTTGAGGATTGTATTGGGGTGCGGATATGGGCAACCCTATCCCATGCTTGTTGAACTTCACTCGATTCTTTCTTTCTCTAGCTATTTACCTTTTATGTAAAGATTTGTGATACTTTGAATTTTAGATTgagctttaatttttttttcttactatTTAATATTATAGTTGAGCATTTGGATTGATTCTTTTTCCTCATAAGTTTAGTTAAtacttttttcttaaaaaaatgtTGGAGAAAAATCAACGGCCATGAAGAACCATTGGAAACTATTTCAAGATTGGACAGTTGACGAGGGATGGAACCCACCAAGTTGGACATTGTTGTCATGCAAGTATGACACAATTGTAGCTATTATTTTGACAGTCAACACTTGCAAAAATCGCTGGAAAACAGGGACCGTAACATAATTTTTTTGGTCATATGAGTAtgatataaatttaatttttcaaaaaagaaaagtttagtAAAAAATCAAGAGTAAATCttaggataatttcaaaaacctctcctAAGGTTTTTGACAATCTCACTAACCTCCCCTAAAATTAGACCTCCCTTAAGGTTAaagttttgataataaaattagtccaattagaaaaagtaacattaaaaaagtactttaaagagagagatgaaacttttattttataaataccccatatgtatgtatatgagTTGCATTATTAAagaatgaaaataattaaaaattagaaacaatTAACACACATATTTCACCACTCACAAAgtttaaattcaataaattagACAATATCAATAAGCAATGAAACTATACTAATAATCACAagattcaccaaaatagactaaTCATCTCTTTTGACATGATATTTGCTATAATTCTtatgattttgaaaaaaaaaaattaaaaatttaataaaaaatcaATGCCGGCAGAGAACTGCTACAATAAACTGGGAGCATTGGGGGCCATAGGGTCAGATTTTTTCCACATTGGGTGGTGCACGTGAGACCGGACGTCGCTAGATTGCCTTTCAAACGTAGAAGAATCTTAGTGGTCCGAAAACTTTGTCTTAAGTCCTTGCTCATCCGCAAGATCTTGTAAAATGACGTGCCTTGTATTGTACCAAATGATTCAAATTAAAACCGTGCACGTTAGGGCATAAGGGTTTTTGTAATTGTCAGTCAATTGTGGGCGTTTAAGGTGATTAGTCCCAAATCGAGAATGTTAGTTCAAAGACTGGGATCGTCGACGAGTCAATGAATTGTCCAGTACTTTTCTGTGATTCGTGAGATGCTGGAAACTGGAATGTGATATTACTGGGGTAACGTCCAAGTACCAAACTTGTTAGTTAACTAGCTGGGTGCAATATAAAGATGATTGACATATTGTGCGTCTTTTATACATGTTCCATGCAAATTAAATGGGTAGCTTCTAAGCTTTTGCCATGATTAACGGTTCCTTTCTTTGATTACACTACGAAtttcattcttcttttcttaGCTCCTTAGACATGTATATAATGAGCTCCGTTTtcaagagtgaattttttttggggttccaCGCCGGATTGCCATTCATTGCAGAGGAATACTCTTTGTAGACCGAAGACTTTCTTACTAAACTAATTAAAGAATTGTCTTCGGTCttccgtctttttttttttttaggcgaCAATTATTATATAACTTATTTATCTAAACTAAAAAGGAGAAGTAGCCTAAAGAGATCGTGTTTGAGGCTAGCAGGTATACAAACTTTACTAAATCAAAAGAGTGTTTTGATATAATTATTGGATTTTTTTTACTGCAATGAGATTTGAACCCTCACCTACAGCCTAAGGAGGAATTTAAAACCCTTCCTAATGGGCATTGAGCCAAGCTCAGTGGCTGTCTACGGTCTTCTGTCAAGATGCTGTAAAACGACGTGTGCTTTGTAATGGACGAAAAGTTTAATGTAAGCGTCAAAGAACTTTAAAGATTTATTGAGTTCTTCAATATGTGACAAAAATGTGAGACGTTTTGGAGCAAAGAATTTTAAAGATAGTTCCAATCTTTGGGCATTTAATTGTTGAGGCTTCTGTGCTCTGGGCTATCTTTGCCCTTATTCATAGGTGTGGTGGGATGATTTACAGAATGTTTTAGTGCAACGATTTGGTTTTGCGCTGAGAAAAGATGTTAATGAATAGCTGCTTTTAATGAATCTATTCTACAAGGAATACAGAAACTAGAAAATAGATGATACAGAAAAGGAGAAAGGAGCAAACTTACAATATTAAAACATTGCATGTTTGAGATGCCACACTAATGAAGAATACAAGGAGTTCTGGTGGGTAGAAAGACAATAAAAACAGAACAGAAATGTCAGGAAACGCACTCAGCGGAATAATCACAGCAGTAGAaactctatttttttatttttttctatatTGACAAAATCAGAATGAGAAGCATCTTAATTACCGACCACCAGAGAGAAGAGAGTCTGCTACAGAATGTGAGAAACCATTGTCGGTGGAAGTTGCAGCTGACAATTTAATTTCTTCATAGCTAGGATAGGCGAAGCCAAGACCAACAGCAGAAACGCCCACGGCCAGTGATGATAGATCTGGCAACGCAACTGATCCCTCCAAGTACAAGAGAACTTGTCTCATACTTGGCCTAATCTTTGGTTCGGAATGAGAGCATAACAAGCCCAGTTTCAACACCAATTCTGCTTCCTCTTTCACATACTCATTACCCAAATTATGATCAACTGCCTGGAGTATACAACCCGCTTTCCAGCAAGAAAATACCCAATCAACCAAAATGATATTATCTGCTGGTTCTGCTCGGGGTTCTATCGGCCTTCTTCCACAGGCAACCTCCAGCAAAAAGGCCCCAAAAGCATACACATCAGTGCTCGTTGTTGCCATCCCAGTCCTATTATGCTCAGGGGCAAGGTAGCCAAGAGATCCCGCTACATGGGTGCTTTGAGGGAGAGTTCCATGATCGTATAGCCTTGCCAGACCGAAATCTCCTAATCTTCCATTCAGTTCACCATCTAACAATACATTACTGGCTTTTACATCTCGGTGGATCACTACTTGCTCCCATTCTTCGTGTAGATAGAATAATCCTGACGCTACACCTTTGATAACTCGAAATCTTTGGCTCCAGTTGAGGCTGTACTTTGGTTGGTTGTACAGAAATCTGTCCAGACTACTATTGGACATGAACTCGTATACCAAGAGTAACTCTTCTTTACGCCGACAATAACCCAACAACGGTACTAAATTTCTATGACTCAAGCGACCAATACTGACGATTTCTGCAACAAACGCTCTCATTCCCTGTCTTGCATGATAAGAGACCTTCTTGACAGCAACCTCAACCTTGTTTGTTGGCAAAACGCCTTTGTAGACTCTGCCAAATCCGCCTTCTCCCAACAGCTGTTTTTCTGTGAATCCCTTGGTGGCAATGTACAAATCTTTATACTTGAACCTGTGAGGTCCGTAAGCAAGCTCCCATTCTTCCAGCACTTCAGCAAACTTCCACTTTCTCTTTAGATAATAAGCTACTCCAGGAATTAGTGTTAACCACAAAAGTAAGAAAATCAGGGGCAACCCCACGGTGAAAATTTTAGACACTTTCTTATGTCCAGACCGAGGTAGCTCGGGGAGCTGAGAGAGATCAAGAGCTTGCGCAACCCCATTCATCCTAAAGCTCCATCCAAGTATAAAATGAGATGTTCCTCTTTCGAGTGGGCTAGTGGCTGCAGAAAAGCCAACATACATGGTTTCCTGTAAAATTGGCCACAGGTCATATGGCAAAGACAGAAGAGGAGTATGTGGCTTGGCAGCCGCTACTGGAGCTAATGTAACATCGATTCTCCTATCCGCCCCATCGTATTCCACCCATAATTGCATTGGCTGGCCGCTGGCAAGAGTTAAGTTGTCAAATGAATTCTTGTTATTAGCTTTGTAACTTGCTGGCCTAGATGCCTTGGACCTCACAGAGTTAATATCAATGCCAACATGGTTGGCATTGATATCATCATAATCTTGGTTTTGGAAAGTGTCAAGCTCCACAGCAAAAACGTGATTATTCTGACTTCCGTTGTCGGGTGTATCAAAGAGGCCGAGAGTTTCCATAATATTGAACCGTGACATAGGCCCTcctgtatggtttcttgttggTGCAACCACGAAAGCCAATCCGGAACCAATCAGTCCAGGGACATCGGGTACTATAGCAAACACAAATTGGGTGGAAAAGGAGAAAGCTGAACTATTAGATGTGCTCTTGAAGTTGATGGTATTTTGATAGTAGGCATGCCCACTTTGTGATTTGGTGGTGTTGGTCAATCGTAGGAGGCCATTGTCGGTGACTTTGGCTAATCCATCCAGGCTTAGATTTGATGATTTAAATCCTTGATAGATGAACCCAATATCTTCGGAAGCTGCTGCACCAGCTGCGGTGTGAACTAGAAAGAAGGCTAAGATTGCTGTTACTTGTTTGAATGACATGACTGGATCATATGCATGCCGCAATGACGAGCCGTCCGTAGGTGGCTTGTTATTATACTTCCAATAAAATAGTGATACAACCGTTCAATAGTGGTCCCTACAACATAAATTGATAACTTTCGTGACCACTCTTTCACTGTTCATTCAGGTTTTGAAGGTTCAAAGGTTAGTGGTAACATAAAAACTAAACATCATAAGtttaagttcaaataaaaaaataaaaaaaaaggagtatGAGTCGTAGATCTTTTGGTTGTAGTGCTATTGTATACCTATCATGGTAGCAGGAGCAGCTTGTCGCACGATTGTGTGGGTTGGGTTTGCAACAAGTTAGAAAAGCATTTCtatagaaaatattttttttgacgttaaaaatttattatagtattttttttatttgatgtatttaaaaaaaatttaatataatatatataaaataaaaaaataatttaagaaTATATTGAtaatacaaacaaataaaattgaACAGATAATTTCTATTTAAACAAAGTTACTGATTTTATTGTTCAATCCTTTCTTCCGCGCATAATTTGTTGTGAAGCTTTTTACAAACTTAAAAATTGCTCATAGTTTATGGGAAAACACAATCTGAGATAATCACGGCGAAATTATAGTGTGCTTTTGGCGATATATTTTATTAAGGAAGGGAAAATAGCAACATGATGGTCCGTAACTTGATGCTAACTTACGGACGAATGCTGACCATTCATCCATGTTGAAGGGAAACAGGCTACCGGTCAAATCAGTCAAATTACACTTATCCCGTTCGTGTTCCCTCAAGCAGCAACCCATCACATCATCATCATTATCCTCCCCCTCGTCATTCTTCAGCCACCAATACACTCCTCTGCCACATGAAAAAATTGAACGcttccgttttttttttttttttttttttt
This Coffea arabica cultivar ET-39 chromosome 3e, Coffea Arabica ET-39 HiFi, whole genome shotgun sequence DNA region includes the following protein-coding sequences:
- the LOC113736830 gene encoding L-type lectin-domain containing receptor kinase IV.1-like yields the protein MSFKQVTAILAFFLVHTAAGAAASEDIGFIYQGFKSSNLSLDGLAKVTDNGLLRLTNTTKSQSGHAYYQNTINFKSTSNSSAFSFSTQFVFAIVPDVPGLIGSGLAFVVAPTRNHTGGPMSRFNIMETLGLFDTPDNGSQNNHVFAVELDTFQNQDYDDINANHVGIDINSVRSKASRPASYKANNKNSFDNLTLASGQPMQLWVEYDGADRRIDVTLAPVAAAKPHTPLLSLPYDLWPILQETMYVGFSAATSPLERGTSHFILGWSFRMNGVAQALDLSQLPELPRSGHKKVSKIFTVGLPLIFLLLWLTLIPGVAYYLKRKWKFAEVLEEWELAYGPHRFKYKDLYIATKGFTEKQLLGEGGFGRVYKGVLPTNKVEVAVKKVSYHARQGMRAFVAEIVSIGRLSHRNLVPLLGYCRRKEELLLVYEFMSNSSLDRFLYNQPKYSLNWSQRFRVIKGVASGLFYLHEEWEQVVIHRDVKASNVLLDGELNGRLGDFGLARLYDHGTLPQSTHVAGSLGYLAPEHNRTGMATTSTDVYAFGAFLLEVACGRRPIEPRAEPADNIILVDWVFSCWKAGCILQAVDHNLGNEYVKEEAELVLKLGLLCSHSEPKIRPSMRQVLLYLEGSVALPDLSSLAVGVSAVGLGFAYPSYEEIKLSAATSTDNGFSHSVADSLLSGGR